The nucleotide sequence GCCCAGGTTGGCCGGGTTGTTGGTGTAGGTCTGGATCTCTTGCGTTCCCCAGTTGGCCGCCCCGCCGGGGTACTGCGTGCCGAGGTCGATGAGCCACTTTGCCTGGTCCGGGAGCGCTCCCGCCTTTTGCTTGGCAAAGTTGTCCTGGAACACTATCTTCTTGAACCCCTGCGGGATGGCTATGTCGCCGGCTGCAGCTGCCAGGGGCGATTCGCTGGAGTTGGTGGCGGCCGCGGCCAGGTcgtcggcagcagcagccgctctGGAGTTTCCACGGAGGCCCTGGGTGCCGACAGAGGCAGCCGAAACGGGCATGGCGGTGTCGGCGGTGTCGGCGCTGTCGGCGCTGTCCTCGGTGTCGTCTTCGTCGGCAGCAGCCGCAAAGGCTGTGCGAGTGCTGGCAGCAGAAAAAGCTCTCGAGACGGGTATGGCGGTGTCGTCGGCATCGTTGGCATCGTCTTCGTCGGCAGCGGCCGCAAAGGCTGTGCGGGTGTTGGCAGCGGAAGAAGCAGCCGACACGGGCATGCGGGTGTCGGCGTCATCGTcttcgtcggcggcggctgcaATGGCCGAGCGGGTGTTGGCAGCAGAAAAAGCAGCCGAGGCGGGCATGGCGGtgtcgtcggcgtcgtcaAAGTCGGCAGCTGCCGAAACAGGCTGGAGCATGCTGCTGGCGCCGTCGTAGTAGGCACCGGAGGCCGGAACCGGGGTGGCAAGGCCGCTCCCGACGAGGAGGGCGAAAACGGAGAGAGCTTGTGCGGTGCGCATCTTGTCTCTCAACGAGAGATATAAAAttgagtgaaaaaaaagaagagaaaaagaccACCGAGACCTAGCTGGAAGGAAAGCAAAGAGAAATGAAAAGAAacagaaaggaaaaaaagaatgaagacaaaaaaaatgaagaaaaaaagaaaggaaaacaaacaaacccgTGATGCCAATGCGGATGAGGGTGAGGAGAAGAGGAAATCCAGACCCAAAAGGACGGGAAACATCTTGGATATTTATCTTGGAGCCGCCATCGTACGAAGTCATCTACAAGACACCCCGACCGTCCAGGACATCCAAATTTGGCATGTTGCTTCTCCATCATGCGACGTCAACCAAGTCGTCCCCTTGGCGCTCGCGGCCGGTTcaccttttgcttttttggcCGCGGCAACATCCATGGCGCCGCCATTCGACTGCGGTTACCGCCAAGCTGGAGAACCTGCCCAGGGGACTGGCCCCCTCACCCATGTGCCTAAGAATATTACTACCAGAACAGGGGTGCAATTCGCTCTGTTTGGTTTTTCGCGGGGGGGTTTTTGGATGCCGTTGAATTGTACAGAATCCGGCATGCAAGGGTGGTCCGTGTAGTCGGGACCCCGTCCTTTTCCCCCTCCTCCAGCAGGCCAGCCTGGTTCCCACAGGGCCTGCACCCACTGGTTTGATGTTCCGCAAAATCCGTATGGATTCGTGTGCTTGCTTGCCCCGTGATCGTTGGCTGGTGTCATGAAATGTTTCTTTCTTAAAAAGCATGTCCTGTAGCAAATTAAGCTATTATAATATAGCCCTGATCAACATAAAACAGACTAGCCCATCGTGACTCGACGGTTTGCAACAACTGTTCAAGGTACCGCCCAGACCGGTAAATGTTTGCACGCAGCCATTGTCGCCTGTCAAATATGAAATGTCATAACTTTACTTTCGCGTCAACCGAACTGCCGTTCGTCCCTCCGAAAAGAAGGCGCGGAACATAGGACGAATTGGCCTGAATCCTGATTATCTACTTGGCAGCGTCTATTCTCGTAGTACACCCTCCACCTTTACCAAAAGTCCACCAAATCAGTTACGGTACAGTACCAATCACCCCACATGTTTATTCCTAATATTGTCGCTCAGCCTTTTTTTACCTCGTACCAACCTTGATAGGGGCTGGTGGGCCTTGACCGTCGTTGAAGCAGTTTTGGTCGGCCCCTATACCATCAAGACCAGGTTAGGTCAAGAAGGTGACGCGGGGGGAACAAACATGCTTTCTTGGCAGATGGGGATTTCCAGCCTTGGGATCTCGCTACCACTTACTATGCATCATTTGACATTTCTGTATGCCATTTAAAGTAAAGAGACGTTGCGTTGTTGTCCGACTCACCACTAGTTCGCTGGTCGAAACAACCTCGGccccattctttttttttttttttggccaatgCATGATTTTCCGACTTGAGGGGCACGGGAGAGCAAAAGGCCGCTTCTGGAAATAAAATCCAGTTAATCTATTGGAGAACGGAGGAGTAAAAAAACATatcgagcaaaaaaaagaggcatgtCCCTTGATTCCAGGTCGTATTCCATTCCACGCGCGTGTATCACCAACAAGATCTGCAGCCGATCAGTTGGACAACAGAGCTAGCGTGCGTGCCCCCGGGCGCCTCATGCAAGTCGTTAAGCGCCACACCGTGGGAGGCGATGCGATTTAACGCCTTTTGATTCTCCAAAAAAGTAATCATTGCCCCAATCTTGTCGCCAGCCTTACCAATGACATCATATTCCATACAATGTGAACACTAAAGGCATGACAGACAGTCTGCCACGAATTCTgtctcttgtcttttttttttctctttgtcCACGCTGAGTGAGTGCACCTCATGCCCAGTGCAAACGCGTCATTACGTGCTTGTTCATTTCTATTTCCATGCGAATCCTCCCCCGTACAGGGCCCCTAGTAAACTCTCCGGCTGGGTATCCATTGCCCCCCGGGGGGCCCCACATCAAACAGCCATGCACCTGAAATTCGAACCAGTTAGCGGCCTTTTTCACTGACGTTGGATCCGCCCTCACACTACAATTATAGTAA is from Pyricularia oryzae 70-15 chromosome 2, whole genome shotgun sequence and encodes:
- a CDS encoding secreted glucosidase, which encodes MRTAQALSVFALLVGSGLATPVPASGAYYDGASSMLQPVSAAADFDDADDTAMPASAAFSAANTRSAIAAAADEDDDADTRMPVSAASSAANTRTAFAAAADEDDANDADDTAIPVSRAFSAASTRTAFAAAADEDDTEDSADSADTADTAMPVSAASVGTQGLRGNSRAAAAADDLAAAATNSSESPLAAAAGDIAIPQGFKKIVFQDNFAKQKAGALPDQAKWLIDLGTQYPGGAANWGTQEIQTYTNNPANLGIKNGALTITPVRNGNAWTSARIETKAGSDVQCPPGGKLRVEASLKLAASDPATQLGIWPAFWMLGQGFRTDRNSWPKVAEIDILEVSNGVGTVFHTAHCGVINGGPCKEKTGLGGSGQFPRGKFVKVAVTIDRSNKAGGFQQEKLEWSVDGKVTHTLTGAEVKDADAWENLARTPKMILLNVAIGGEFPDGKAKIKTPTAKTVGGEPSAMSVQYVAAFST